From a region of the Cololabis saira isolate AMF1-May2022 chromosome 8, fColSai1.1, whole genome shotgun sequence genome:
- the lrrn1 gene encoding leucine-rich repeat neuronal protein 1: MARRRLDCSPMSLVFTGLVFLSIGVSRVQSNDCPQLCVCEIRPWFTPQSTYREAITVDCNDLRLTRIPGNLSSETQVLLLQSNYIARTSEELEQLFNLTELDLSQNNFSSIRDVGLTNMSQLTTLHLEENQITEMPDYCLQDLSNLQELYINHNQISIISANAFSGLHNLLRLHLNSNKIKTISSQWFESTPNLEILMIGENPVVGIMDFNFKPLGNLRSLVLAGMDLTDIPGNAFVGLDNLESLSFYDNKLVQVPQKALQNLPNLKFLDLNKNPVHNIHEGDFKNMLRLKELGINNMAELVSIDRYALDNLPELTKLEATNNPKLSYINRQAFRDVPALESLMLNNNALNALYQSTVNGLLNLREISIHSNPLRCDCVIQWMSSNKTQVRFMEPLSMFCAMPAEVRSLHVREVLQNNLANQCLPVISHDTFPSHLNVEIGMTLDLDCRAVSEPEPEIYWVTPMGNRIMTDTLSDKYSLGSEGTLRISHIQLEDSGRYTCVAQNSDGADTRVIAIQVNGTLLDSTQLLKIYIKQTESHSILVSWKINSNVMTSNLKWSSATMKIDNPHITYTARVPVDVHEYNLTHLQPATEYEVCLTVSNIYQHMEKSCVNVTTKQAAFAVEISDQGTNTALAAVMGTMFAVISLASLGVYIAKRWKRKNYHHSLKKYMQKTSSIPLNELYPPLINLWEADSEKEKEGAPEAKPSQVDTTRSYYMW, translated from the coding sequence ATGGCTAGACGGAGGTTAGACTGCTCTCCTATGAGCCTGGTGTTTACCGGTCTGGTGTTCCTATCGATAGGAGTGTCTCGTGTCCAGAGCAATGACTGCccccagctgtgtgtgtgtgagatcagACCTTGGTTTACCCCCCAGTCCACCTACAGAGAAGCCATCACTGTGGACTGCAATGATCTTCGCTTAACACGGATCCCAGGGAACCTGTCCAGTGAAACCCAGGTTCTCCTCTTACAGAGCAACTACATTGCCAGGACCAGTGAGGAGCTGGAGCAGCTCTTCAACCTGACGGAGTTGGACTTATCACAGAACAACTTCAGTAGCATTCGAGATGTTGGTCTCACCAACATGTCCCAGCTAACCACACTTCATCTGGAGGAGAACCAGATCACAGAAATGCCTGATTACTGTCTGCAGGACCTCAGCAACCTGCAGGAACTCTACATCAACCATAATCAGATCAGCATCATCTCTGCCAATGCCTTCTCTGGGCTCCATAATCTGCTCAGGCttcaccttaactccaacaagaTCAAAACCATCAGCAGCCAATGGTTTGAGTCTACACCCAATCTGGAGATTCTCATGATTGGAGAGAACCCTGTTGTTGGAATTATGGACTTTAATTTCAAGCCACTGGGCAATCTGAGAAGCCTGGTTTTAGCTGGGATGGATTTGACAGACATCCCTGGTAATGCCTTTGTGGGACTTGACAACCTCGAGAGCCTCTCGTTCTATGACAATAAGCTTGTCCAAGTACCTCAGAAAGCCCTTCAGAATTTACCGAACCTCAAATTCTTAGATTTAAACAAAAACCCAGTGCACAACATTCATGAGGGGGATTTTAAGAACATGCTAAGACTGAAGGAGCTAGGCATAAACAACATGGCAGAGCTGGTTTCTATCGATCGTTATGCTTTGGACAACCTTCCTGAGCTCACCAAGCTGGAGGCTACAAACAATCCCAAACTGTCATACATCAATCGTCAGGCCTTTCGTGATGTTCCAGCTTTGGAGAGTCTAATGCTGAACAATAATGCCCTGAATGCCCTGTATCAGTCCACGGTGAACGGCCTCCTCAACCTGCGTGAGATCAGCATCCACAGCAATCCTCTGCGCTGTGACTGTGTCATCCAGTGGATGAGCTCCAACAAAACCCAAGTACGATTTATGGAACCCCTCTCCATGTTTTGTGCCATGCCAGCAGAGGTCAGGAGCTTGCATGTGCGGGAGGTGTTGCAGAATAACCTAGCAAACCAGTGCCTGCCCGTGATTTCTCATGACACCTTCCCCAGCCACCTCAATGTGGAAATCGGTATGACCTTGGATTTGGACTGCAGGGCCGTTTCAGAGCCTGAGCCTGAGATCTATTGGGTGACGCCAATGGGAAATAGGATCATGACTGACACCTTATCTGACAAGTACAGCCTAGGCAGCGAGGGCACGTTGAGAATTTCTCATATCCAACTTGAAGATTCTGGCAGATACACATGCGTGGCTCAAAACTCAGACGGCGCTGACACAAGAGTGATAGCCATACAAGTCAACGGTACTCTGTTGGACAGCACACAGCTGTTGAAGATATACATCAAACAGACAGAATCTCACTCCATCCTTGTCTCCTGGAAAATAAACTCAAATGTAATGACCTCTAACCTCAAGTGGTCATCGGCAACCATGAAAATAGACAACCCTCATATTACCTACACTGCTAGGGTACCTGTGGACGTCCATGAGTACAATCTTACACATCTACAACCAGCAACTGAATATGAGGTGTGCCTCACTGTCTCCAACATCTACCAGCACATGGAAAAGTCATGTGTGAATGTGACAACAAAGCAAGCAGCATTTGCTGTGGAGATATCTGATCAGGGGACCAACACTGCTCTTGCGGCCGTCATGGGTACAATGTTTGCGGTCATCAGCTTGGCCTCTCTGGGCGTGTACATTGCTAAGAGGTGGAAGAGAAAAAATTATCACCACTCCCTTAAAAAGTATATGCAGAAAACTTCATCAATACCATTAAATGAGCTCTATCCTCCTCTTATTAACTTATGGGAGGCAGATAGtgagaaggagaaggaaggagcgCCAGAGGCCAAGCCCAGCCAGGTGGACACCACGCGCAGCTATTACATGTGGTGA